Proteins from a single region of Antechinus flavipes isolate AdamAnt ecotype Samford, QLD, Australia chromosome 2, AdamAnt_v2, whole genome shotgun sequence:
- the LOC127547485 gene encoding uncharacterized protein LOC127547485, producing the protein MKTKPDQESTHRGNQEEVRMEKEKRDGSRYEMSEKSSKCRRRSLKQRRRGGKKKLYKRGRRGRRKNASGKATWKLITGLLASILTDSAIAAPMVPHTLKWKDIVTTKEAANYWAVTPNLPVFQMITWRHQPLPLIVRGNASFLDGPWLDFPIAFTNKTHNGTLTFHTRYAPICVYYDTNSSNVLEYCILLTSWKTSQRSHRDQDLNNFTSSLDVELLAIPHKDPINVSHIRQSYLPSCAHDADGIVFTPMVSCSTGQIGGIYNIGEEKLIFWDRNTTSTSVLVAPSLVMEDIPQTQLWKIGLALYGVNISVNLFNPLHVSLTMVRGIPKQKFYLP; encoded by the exons ATGAAGACCAAGCCGGACCAAGAGTCTACTCACCGCGGGAACCAGGAAGAG GTGAgaatggagaaggagaaaagagatggaTCCCGTTACGAAATGTCAGAGAAGTCCAGCAAATGCCGTCGACGATCTCTGAAGCAGAGacggaggggaggaaaaaagaaactttacAAGAGGGGACGTAGAGGCAGGAGGAAAAATGCATCCGGCAAGGCAACATGGAAACTAATCACAGGCCTTTTGGCTAGCATCTTGACTGATTCCGCTATCGCCGCCCCTATGGTTCCCCATAcattaaaatggaaagatattGTAACCACCAAAGAGGCAGCCAATTATTGGGCTGTTACTCCAAATTTGCCTGTTTTCCAAATGATAACATGGCGTCATCAACCCCTTCCATTAATTGTGCGTGGCAATGCTTCTTTTCTTGATGGCCCTTGGTTAGATTTCCCAATCGCATTCACAAATAAGACTCACAATGGTACCCTCACTTTCCACACCCGCTATGCCCCTATCTGTGTATATTATGATACAAATAGCTCAAATGTTTTAGAGTATTGTATTCTTTTGACATCATGGAAAACTTCTCAAAGATCCCACAGAGATCAGGATCTCAACAATTTTACTAGTTCATTAGATGTTGAATTGTTAGCAATCCCACATAAGGACCCGATTAATGTGTCACACATAAGGCAATCCTATCTTCCTTCATGTGCCCATGATGCAGATGGAATAGTATTTACCCCTATGGTTAGTTGTTCTACAGGACAAATTGGTGGGATTTACAACATTGGAGAGGAGAAGTTAATTTTTTGGGATAGAAATACCACCTCCACTTCCGTTTTAGTAGCCCCTTCTCTGGTGATGGAGGATATTCCACAAACTCAGCTATGGAAAATAGGATTGGCCTTATACGGTGTAAATATCTCTGTGAATCTTTTCAATCCATTACATGTCTCTTTGACAATGGTTAGAGGTattccaaaacaaaaattctacCTGCCATag